Below is a genomic region from Methanobacterium sp..
CTTCCTGAAGCAGACTTGATCCTTTCAATTGGATTATACGGAGACATAAATATGATTATACCTTTCGTTGCATCTAAAACTGGGGCAAAGTCCATAATTGTACCAATACATGACCCTAAACAAATTCCAGCAGGCCTCCAGATGGAAATAGAAAGCGAGACTCATGATGCCAGAATAGTGTTTCCAAAACCATTCTGTTCGCTTGAGCCCGTTGGAGATAAATATATAGATAAATTTGTAGAATCCTTTGGAAAGCCAGAACTTGAGATCAAAGCTGATAATCTAATAAGACATGTTGAAGTTAAAAGAGGCGCTCCATGCGGTTCGACATTGTTTGTAGCAGAGAAATTGAAAAATGTACCTGTCACTGAAGCCGAATTTGAGGCTGGAGGTAAATATCATAATTACCCATGTTTAGCCTCCATGGATATTGATCCTCAAATTGGAGATACATTATTACACGTTGCAGGTTACAGGATCAAGGAAGCTGTAAAGAGAGAACTTGGGTTTGCTGCAAAATCTGCGGTCGTTTGTGAAGAAATGTGCCAGGGTAGAGATAACTGCAGCCATATCTGCTATGAGGTATGTCCCATAGGTGATGAAACTGTTAAGATCAAAGAAAATGGTAAAGTAGAAATTGATGCAAATTCATGTGGATACTGTTCAATTTGCGTCCAAAAATGTCCATTTGAAGCCATTACAATTAAAAACAACATAAACTTAAAAAGAAGTGAATAAAATGGAAGGAAAAGTAATATTTATAGGTGCAGGACCCGGAGATCCTGAACTTTTAACCGTTAAAGGCCAGAATGCATTAAAAAATGCAGATATTATAATTTATGCAGGGTCACTTGTAAATAAAGAAGTTTTAAGTGTCGCTAAAAAAACAGCTGAAATATACAACAGCGCTTCTATGAACCTTGATGAAATTCTAGAAATAATGGATACAAGAACAAAACAGGGAAAAATCCTTGCAAGAGTACATACAGGAGACCCATCCATATATGGGGCAATAGGAGAACAGATCGAATTTTTAAGGCACAATAATATTAACTTTGAAATTATTCCCGGCGTCAGCTCTTTATTTGCAACTGCAGCCGCACTTGAATCTGAATTAACACTGCCTGAAGTATCACAGACTGTTATTATAACCCGTCCTGAAGGTAGGACTCCTAAACCTGAATCAGAGTCCATTAAAGAACTTGCAAAGCACAACGCCACCATGTGCATCTTTTTAGGCATTCACATGATCGAAAACGTTGCACGCGACCTTTTAACTCACTACCCTAAAGACACTCCAGTTGCAGTTGTTAAGAAGGCCTCATGGAAAGACCAGTTGATAGTTAAAGGTACTTTAGAAGATATTGCCTCCAGAGTTAAAGAAGCTGGAATTGAAAAGACCGCAATTATAGTAGTAGGTAACGTTCTTAATCCCGGTGATATTACTCCCTCCAAACTTTATGATGCTGAATTTACACATGAATACAGGGAAGGGCGCAAAAACAAATAATAAAATTTAACAGATAAAATAAATATCAGAATATTTATACACTTACTTAACTTTTTTTAATCTAAAACTTTGGAAGTAAGAAACTTGAGTTATATAAATAAACTAAAAGAATGGTTCAACCGGCAGAGCAATACCAACAAAGCAGTGCTGGGATTAAGCCTATTTTGTATAGGTTCTATAATATTCATTGTAATGGCAGGAATACTGGTTCCAGATATTACTTATTTATCTTTAGAGACACCTAATGCTCAAATAGATAATAGCACTCTTGAATATACTATAACAGGTTCCTCAGAACCAAATGCCCAAATTTTTCTGTATGATGAGGATTTAAACTTAAATAAAGTGCCTGTTAAGGTAGATAACAACGGTAAGTTTAGTTACAATCTTAATATTCCACTTAGCATCACCGACACCAAAGTTTCTGTAGTTTCACAGGTACATGGGAAATATGAGGTCTCTCAAGATATTGAAATACAGCGCCCATTAACATTTCTTTCAATTAAACCTATGCAGGAACTTAGTTATGGGAATAAAAGTCTTGTACTAGAAGGTAAAAGCGATCCTGGCGCTACTATTCATATTATCTCAAATATGACTCTGAGAAGTAACCTTAACCTCCAAAGTTATGTGGATACCGCTTTTAATGACCCTGTGATCAACAATATTACTTTGAAGGCTGATTCAAACGGCTATTTTAAGCAGGATTTCTATGTTCCTTTAAATTCCACATCAGCTTACTTCAATGTAACGGCCACATCTACAGGTAAAAGGGACAGTACTCAAGTTCAAAATGTTACCCGTGATTATGATATATTCCCTTCAATTATGTCAATCTTTAACAGCAGCTATCTTTCAAACAGTGTTAAAGTGAAAAACTTCACTGGAAAAGGATTTTCAATAACTTATCCTGCAGTCTGGGAAAGACAATCATATAAAAACGCGGGAAAAGATGCCAGATTAGATTTAATCTATGGAAATAGTGTTGAAGCCATAGTATGGTATGGTAAAATTGGTAATGAATTTGGAAACTCTCTTGAAGACTATAAAAACACCCAGGATGTTCACATACGTACATGGTGGGGTGGAACTGAAGTTTTTGAACAGGATATCAATAAAGATGGTATGACTGGATTTAGAACGGTATATAAATGTCAGAATAATCCTGTGTTTTCCAATGACATAGCTGCACCGTTTTATATAGACAGGACAACTGTTACAAAAGATAATGTAAGTGTATATGAACTGCAGTTAATGGTTTTCAATGATTACTACGAAAAGAACGATTATTTAATTGAACAAACAGTAAACAGCTTTAAGATTACCTAATTTTTAAAATTGATTGAAATTACTTGAAGATGTTACTTTTTAATTCTTCATTTTCTTTAAAATATTTTTAAACTCATTTTTTAAACATGAACACAAAGTTTATATAATCTGCAGGTAAAAATATCATAAACACGTAATATATTACCTATAGGAATATTAACATATCTAAATAATAACTTTTGGTTGGTAAAAATGGAACAGAATTCAAACCTAAAAGGACATTCAAATAGATTCGAAATGGAACAGTATATACTGGTATTCATATTTTTGATAGAGCAGCGTTGGGGTTATATAATCAATAAAGAACTTGCAGATGATAAAATAACAACTAAACAATGGTTAATGATGATTGTTATAGAAAACGCATTTGACCACGACCCATCTATGCAGGAAGTTGCAGATGCATTAAGTACCAGCCATCAAAATGTAAAACAGCTGGCAGTCAGATTAGAATCAAGGGGATTTATGAAGATAGAACGAGATCTCCATAACAGGCGTATTTTAAGACTGAGAACTACAGATGAATGCAGAAGGTACTGGGAAAAAAGGAGTCCTGAAGATGCTAAATCTATAATTTCTCTATTTAAAGGATTGGAAGATGAAGAAATAAGTTCATTATTCAATATTGTAATAAAACTGGAAAAAATATCAGGAAACCTGTATAATGAAGCTAAAAATGTAAAAAAGTAAATTGAATGTTTTAAGCCATTATCCTTATATTAAAAGTTTTAGGAGAGATCATCGATTTATTCCTCCTTTTTATAGCTCATCGGTTACTGTACATTCTTTCATAATAATCCATGTACTCGCCGCTTTTTATCCGTTCCCACCACTCTTTGTTATCTAAATACCACTGTATAGTTTCAACTATGCCTGTTTCGAAGGTATATTTTGGAGTCCAGCCCAATTCATTTTGTATTTTGCTGGAATCTATAGCATATCTCCTATCATGACCTAATCTATCTTTTACAAAGTGAATAAGAGATTCATGCTTATTTAAATTTTGAAGAATTAATTTTACTATTTCTATATTCTTTTTCTCGTTGTTTCCGCCTATATTATAGATTTCTCCAATTTTACCCCTATGAAGAACAAGATCTATAGCAGAACAATGGTCGTAAACATGCAGCCAATCTCTTACGTTCAGCCCATCACCGTATACCGGCAGAAGCTTATTTTCAAGGGCATTGGATATCATTAAAGGTATTAACTTCTCAGGGAACTGATATGGCCCGTAATTATTGGAGCATCTAGTTATGTTCACTGGCAGATCAAACGTTTTATTATACGCCCTGACCATTAAATCTGCGCTGGCCTTACTTGCAGAATAAGGACTATTAGGAGCTAGAGGAGTATCTTCCCGGAAATAACCTGTTTTTCCCAATGAACCATAAACTTCATCAGTTGATACCTGCAGATATTTTTTAATACCGTATTCTTTGGCAGCGTCTAAAAGAACCTGAGTTCCAAGTACATTTGACTTTATAAATATTTCAGGATCTTCAATACTGCGGTCTACATGAGATTCTGCTGCAAAGTTTACGATGTAGTCCACATCAGATGTGATTTTAAAAACTAAATCTTTATCGGTTATATCTCCTTTACAAAAGGTATAATTGGGATTATCTTCAATCCCCCTCAAATTCTCTAGATTTCCGCAGTATGTAAGGGAGTCTAAATTGACAATTTCATAGTCTCCATATTTATCAAGCATATATCTTACAAAATTGCTTCCTATAAACCCTGCTCCCCCAGTAATCAGTATCTTCATCATTATTTGTTCTCCACAGCATTATTTAAAAATCAGTACCAGTTTCTTTAAATGTTTTCCACTTCATGTCCTTTTCAGAGAGCATAATTTTCATATCTTGACCAATTGGCCATTCAACGTTTATATATGGGTCGTTCCAGAGTATTCCCCCTTCATCATGAGGATCATAAAAGTTGG
It encodes:
- a CDS encoding DUF166 family protein gives rise to the protein MNIFILTSGKYGSRIINHISKMGLAYSIIGIHEVSGDLPEFIDDVSSYVPDNLPEADLILSIGLYGDINMIIPFVASKTGAKSIIVPIHDPKQIPAGLQMEIESETHDARIVFPKPFCSLEPVGDKYIDKFVESFGKPELEIKADNLIRHVEVKRGAPCGSTLFVAEKLKNVPVTEAEFEAGGKYHNYPCLASMDIDPQIGDTLLHVAGYRIKEAVKRELGFAAKSAVVCEEMCQGRDNCSHICYEVCPIGDETVKIKENGKVEIDANSCGYCSICVQKCPFEAITIKNNINLKRSE
- the cobM gene encoding precorrin-4 C(11)-methyltransferase, encoding MEGKVIFIGAGPGDPELLTVKGQNALKNADIIIYAGSLVNKEVLSVAKKTAEIYNSASMNLDEILEIMDTRTKQGKILARVHTGDPSIYGAIGEQIEFLRHNNINFEIIPGVSSLFATAAALESELTLPEVSQTVIITRPEGRTPKPESESIKELAKHNATMCIFLGIHMIENVARDLLTHYPKDTPVAVVKKASWKDQLIVKGTLEDIASRVKEAGIEKTAIIVVGNVLNPGDITPSKLYDAEFTHEYREGRKNK
- a CDS encoding MarR family transcriptional regulator, with product MEQNSNLKGHSNRFEMEQYILVFIFLIEQRWGYIINKELADDKITTKQWLMMIVIENAFDHDPSMQEVADALSTSHQNVKQLAVRLESRGFMKIERDLHNRRILRLRTTDECRRYWEKRSPEDAKSIISLFKGLEDEEISSLFNIVIKLEKISGNLYNEAKNVKK
- the rfbB gene encoding dTDP-glucose 4,6-dehydratase — translated: MMKILITGGAGFIGSNFVRYMLDKYGDYEIVNLDSLTYCGNLENLRGIEDNPNYTFCKGDITDKDLVFKITSDVDYIVNFAAESHVDRSIEDPEIFIKSNVLGTQVLLDAAKEYGIKKYLQVSTDEVYGSLGKTGYFREDTPLAPNSPYSASKASADLMVRAYNKTFDLPVNITRCSNNYGPYQFPEKLIPLMISNALENKLLPVYGDGLNVRDWLHVYDHCSAIDLVLHRGKIGEIYNIGGNNEKKNIEIVKLILQNLNKHESLIHFVKDRLGHDRRYAIDSSKIQNELGWTPKYTFETGIVETIQWYLDNKEWWERIKSGEYMDYYERMYSNR